A DNA window from Zingiber officinale cultivar Zhangliang chromosome 3A, Zo_v1.1, whole genome shotgun sequence contains the following coding sequences:
- the LOC122051783 gene encoding probable alpha,alpha-trehalose-phosphate synthase [UDP-forming] 9: MLSKSCANLFEVGSSNTIDFDNIKSLSRVMTTVGIINDMDGTSTEEDLCSPKLSIRNRKIIVANFLPLNSVKDQKTGQWCFAWDDDSLLFQLKDGFSSDTEVIYVGNLKADIDISEQEEISQKLLVEYKCMPTFLPPDLFKSHYHGFCKQQLWPLFHYKHPISLHESYLFDRSLFQAYTSANKIFADKVLEVINSDNDCVWIHDYHLMLLPTFLRKQLNRAKIGFFLHSPFPSSEIYRTLPVRDEILKALLNADLIGFQTFDYARHFLSCCKRMLGLNYDSKRGCIGLEYYGRTVSIKILSVGVHIGRLHSLLNHPNTISKVHEIEEKFKGKKLFLGVDDMDIFKGISLKLLGFELLLERNPTLRGNIVLVQIVNPARSTGRDVKEASEEAITIAKRINDSYGTPGYEPVVLTDQPMPFHEKIAFYVAAECCIVNAVRDGMNLVPYQYVVCRQGTEKMDESRCINIGCSHASTLIVSEFVGCFPSLSGAVRVNPWDIDDVCGAMYESLNLKDSEKQLRHEKHYRYVSSHHISYWASSFSHDLERACKDHYNRRRWDLGLGLDFRILLLSPNFRKLTLSHIKSAYENTCSRTIFLDYDGTIMPEASVNKTPSGEILSILNSLCSDPNNTVFLVSGRGRDSLGDWFSSCENLGIAAEHGYFIRWKKDAKWESSSVRAALDWMKIAQPVMQLYTETTDGSYVEPKESAIVWHYQYADPDFGSCQAKELLDHLETVLANEPVVVKSGQHIVEVKPQGVSKGVAVEKLIGALTKSGKPPDFVLCIGDDRSDEDMFESINSATSSNQFPSVPKVFACTVGQKPSKAKYYVEDSSEVIRLLCSISSFSTQNHIDQQHGQALFDWLS; encoded by the exons ATGTTGTCAAAATCATGTGCCAACCTTTTTGAAGTGGGGTCTAGTAATACAATAGATTTTGATAATATTAAGTCACTTTCTAGAGTGATGACTACTGTAGGAATCATAAACGACATGGATGGAACAAGTACTGAAGAAGATTTATGTTCTCCTAAACTATCAATTCGGAACCGCAAAATCATTGTAGCCAATTTCCTTCCACTGAACTCTGTGAAAGATCAAAAAACTGGACAATGGTGTTTCGCATGGGATGATGACTCACTTTTATTTCAGCTCAAAGATGGTTTTTCTTCTGATACTGAAGTCATATATGTAGGAAATCTTAAGGCTGATATAGACATAAGCGAGCAAGAAGAAATTTCCCAGAAGCTTCTGGTGGAATATAAGTGCATGCCGACATTCCTCCCTCCTGATCTCTTTAAGAGCCACTACCATGGATTCTGCAAGCAGCAACTTTGGCCTCTTTTCCATTACAAGCATCCTATCTCCCTTCATGAGAGTTATCTCTTTGACCGTTCTCTTTTTCAAGCTTATACTTCAGCAAACAAAATATTTGCAGATAAGGTTTTGGAGGTAATTAACTCTGACAATGACTGTGTGTGGATCCATGATTATCACCTTATGCTTCTTCCAACATTCTTAAGGAAACAACTAAACCGAGCAAAGATTGGTTTCTTCCTTCATAGCCCTTTTCCCTCTTCTGAAATATACCGAACATTACCAGTCAGAGATGAGATACTCAAGGCATTGCTTAATGCTGATTTAATTGGCTTCCAGACATTTGATTATGCACGACACTTCTTGTCTTGTTGTAAAAGGATGTTGGGACTGAATTACGACTCAAAACGTGGTTGTATTGGACTTGAATACTATGGTCGTACTGTGAGCATCAAGATTCTCTCAGTGGGTGTTCACATTGGCCGACTTCATTCTTTACTCAATCATCCTAATACCATTTCAAAAGTTCACGAGATTGAGGAAAAATTCAAGGGGAAGAAATTGTTTCTTGGTGTGGATGACATGGATATATTTAAAGGCATTAGCCTGAAGTTGTTAGGATTTGAGCTTTTACTGGAGAGGAATCCTACTCTTAGAGGGAATATTGTCCTTGTGCAGATCGTGAATCCTGCTAGAAGCACAGGGAGAGATGTGAAAGAGGCAAGTGAGGAAGCAATAACTATTGCTAAAAGAATAAATGATTCATATGGCACTCCAGGCTATGAGCCAGTGGTACTTACAGACCAGCCTATGCCTTTCCATGAAAAAATTGCTTTTTATGTGGCAGCTGAATGCTGCATTGTTAATGCAGTGAGGGATGGAATGAACTTAGTTCCTTATCAGTATGTAGTTTGTAGGCAGGGAACCGAGAAAATGGATGAGAGTAGATGCATCAATATCGGCTGTTCCCATGCAAGCACACTTATTGTCTCCGAGTTTGTCGGTTGCTTTCCATCACTTAGTGGAGCTGTTAGGGTGAACCCTTGGGATATAGATGATGTTTGTGGTGCTATGTATGAATCACTGAACTTAAAAGATTCAGAAAAACAGTTGCGCCATGAAAAGCATTATCGGTATGTCAGTTCGCATCATATTTCTTACTGGGCTAGCAGTTTTTCACATGATCTGGAGAGAGCATGCAAGGACCATTACAATCGAAGGCGTTGGGATCTTGGCTTAGGCTTAGATTTCCGGATCCTTTTACTTTCgccaaattttagaaaattaacatTAAGCCATATTAAATCAGCGTACGAAAACACTTGCAGTCGAACTATATTTTTGGACTATGATGGTACCATTATGCCTGAAGCATCCGTTAACAAAACTCCTAGCGGAGAAATCTTATCTATCCTGAACAGCTTATGTAGTGATCCAAATAATACTGTATTTCTTGTAAGTGGGAGAGGCAGAGATTCGCTTGGCGATTGGTTTTCTTCATGTGAAAACCTGGGAATAGCTGCTGAACATGGCTATTTCATCAG GTGGAAAAAGGATGCCAAGTGGGAATCAAGCTCAGTTCGAGCTGCCTTGGATTGGATGAAGATCGCGCAACCTGTAATGCAATTGTACACTGAGACTACAGACGGCTCTTATGTAGAACCAAAGGAGAGTGCAATTGTCTGGCATTATCAGTATGCAGATCCCGACTTTGGTTCATGCCAAGCCAAAGAGCTGCTAGATCATCTTGAGACTGTTCTGGCAAATGAACCAGTGGTCGTCAAGTCGGGTCAGCATATTGTTGAAGTAAAACCGCAG GGAGTGAGTAAAGGTGTGGCAGTTGAGAAGCTTATTGGGGCTCTGACCAAGAGTGGGAAGCCCCCAGATTTCGTGCTGTGCATCGGAGACGACCGATCCGATGAAGACATGTTTGAAAGTATCAACAGTGCAACTTCAAGCAATCAGTTTCCCTCAGTTCCTAAAGTTTTTGCATGCACAGTTGGTCAGAAGCCAAGCAAAGCAAAATACTACGTTGAAGATTCCAGTGAAGTTATTAGGTTGTTGTGCAGTATTTCTTCCTTTTCAACTCAAAATCACATAGACCAACAGCATGGTCAGGCTCTCTTCGACTGGCTGAGTTGA